The Octadecabacter arcticus 238 genome contains a region encoding:
- a CDS encoding M20/M25/M40 family metallo-hydrolase yields MSHNSNLDAVLAKIDADLDVSLDRLMGLLRLQSVSTDPAYKDGINKAADWLVADLASLGVDASKRETPLHPIVIGHVGNTGPHLLFYGHYDVQPVDPIDLWDHDPFAPFIEDRDGKKVIRGRGTADDKGQLMTFMEACRAWIAVNGELPCKISFLFEGEEETGSPSLVPFMHANADELKADLALICDTGMVAPGVPSIASQLRGMLKEEFTLHGPAMDLHSGHYGGPAINPLREISRIIASFHDDQGRVTIDGFYDDVIEIGDNLLAQWETCGFNEADYMSGAVLTTPAGEKGYSVLEQQWSRPTLEINGLWGGYQGAGSKTVIPADAHCKITCRLVGDMDPDKLRTALRKHVEDQLRPDTTITWNNDLEGAPASVMNTDRPEFELARQALSDEWNREAVFVGMGGSIPIAGHFKSVLDMDAMLIGFGAEDDRIHSPNEKYDVEAFHKGTRSWARVLAALT; encoded by the coding sequence GTCTCTCTTGATCGGTTGATGGGGCTGCTGCGGCTGCAATCGGTGTCCACCGACCCTGCCTATAAAGACGGGATTAACAAAGCCGCCGACTGGCTGGTTGCCGATCTCGCGTCCCTTGGTGTGGATGCATCCAAACGCGAAACCCCGCTGCACCCCATTGTCATCGGGCATGTGGGCAACACCGGACCTCACTTGCTGTTTTATGGCCACTACGACGTGCAACCGGTTGATCCAATTGACTTATGGGATCACGATCCGTTTGCGCCGTTTATCGAAGACAGGGACGGCAAGAAAGTTATTCGTGGCCGAGGCACAGCCGACGACAAAGGCCAGTTGATGACGTTCATGGAAGCCTGCCGCGCCTGGATCGCGGTAAACGGTGAACTGCCGTGCAAAATCAGCTTCCTATTTGAAGGCGAAGAAGAAACCGGATCGCCCTCGCTCGTTCCGTTCATGCACGCGAATGCCGATGAATTGAAAGCCGACCTCGCGCTGATCTGCGACACTGGCATGGTCGCGCCGGGCGTGCCGTCAATCGCCAGCCAATTGCGTGGCATGCTAAAGGAGGAATTCACCCTGCACGGCCCCGCGATGGACCTTCATTCGGGGCACTACGGCGGCCCGGCAATCAACCCGCTTCGTGAAATCAGCCGCATTATCGCGTCGTTTCATGATGACCAAGGCCGCGTGACGATCGACGGGTTTTATGACGACGTCATTGAAATCGGTGACAACCTGTTGGCGCAATGGGAAACCTGCGGTTTTAATGAGGCGGATTATATGTCCGGCGCAGTGCTAACGACGCCCGCTGGCGAAAAAGGCTATTCCGTGCTCGAACAGCAATGGTCGCGGCCCACTTTGGAAATCAACGGACTGTGGGGCGGCTATCAAGGTGCGGGATCCAAAACCGTGATCCCCGCCGACGCCCATTGCAAAATCACCTGCCGTTTGGTGGGCGATATGGACCCTGACAAACTGCGCACCGCGCTGCGCAAACACGTCGAGGACCAGTTGCGGCCTGACACAACCATCACATGGAACAACGACCTCGAAGGCGCGCCCGCATCTGTCATGAACACCGACCGCCCCGAATTCGAACTGGCACGTCAGGCCCTTTCTGATGAATGGAACCGCGAGGCCGTGTTTGTTGGCATGGGCGGCTCCATCCCCATCGCGGGCCATTTCAAATCCGTTCTCGACATGGACGCCATGCTGATCGGCTTTGGGGCCGAGGACGACCGCATCCATTCCCCGAACGAAAAATATGACGTTGAGGCGTTTCACAAAGGCACGCGGTCTTGGGCCCGTGTGCTGGCCGCACTGACTTAA
- a CDS encoding calcium-binding protein, translating to MMTYEMAMLMNWLLVASGLLASDLFSDLFTSSSNDASDDDVDVEPIRELTLLGLGDNTFVGTDADDSVLGQAGNDTISGEGGADDIEGNTGDDFISGGSGNDILAGGSDTDKIFGGDGDDILSSDRLDEDADWSRGEDEILHGGAGDDQLYFSDGDEAIGGTGADTFGMIFSDEGSAQISDFNPEEDNVVLYVDDLSEETSLIISYFTDEDAGNTTVSLDGTPTLVFDGVFTPEQLAVTLADTDSNDFSTAP from the coding sequence ATGATGACCTATGAAATGGCAATGTTAATGAACTGGCTACTGGTGGCGTCCGGTTTGCTTGCGTCTGATCTGTTCAGCGATTTGTTCACCAGCAGTTCTAATGATGCGTCTGACGACGACGTGGACGTTGAGCCGATCCGCGAACTGACCCTGCTCGGACTGGGGGATAATACATTTGTCGGTACCGACGCGGATGACAGTGTTTTGGGCCAAGCGGGAAATGATACGATTTCTGGCGAGGGCGGCGCGGACGATATTGAGGGCAATACCGGCGACGATTTCATTTCTGGCGGTTCGGGCAACGATATTTTGGCCGGTGGCAGTGACACTGACAAGATCTTTGGTGGCGACGGCGACGATATTTTGTCGAGCGATCGTTTAGATGAGGATGCGGATTGGTCACGCGGTGAAGATGAAATCTTGCATGGTGGCGCGGGCGACGATCAGCTGTACTTTTCGGATGGCGATGAAGCGATTGGCGGCACTGGTGCCGATACGTTTGGCATGATCTTCTCGGATGAAGGCAGTGCGCAAATTTCCGATTTTAACCCCGAAGAGGACAATGTCGTTCTTTATGTCGACGACCTCAGTGAGGAGACATCGCTGATCATCAGTTATTTTACTGATGAGGATGCTGGAAATACCACTGTATCCTTGGACGGCACCCCGACGTTGGTTTTTGACGGTGTGTTTACGCCAGAACAGCTCGCGGTGACGCTGGCGGACACTGATTCGAATGATTTTTCCACCGCGCCATAA
- a CDS encoding polysaccharide deacetylase family protein — translation MVLLSRRHALAAGLGACAATMSGTQASARALIALPDDIINTDAATITAVSTPSPVVAMTFDDRPHPTNTPRLLDMLRERDIRATFYLIGNRVVQYPEIARRIAEEGHEIGNHSYTHPFLDRLSASTVASEIDRTTDAIFQVTGRPPVTFRPPYGAFTRSQRTGLHATRALPTILWSVDPQDWRRPGTSVVANRILQHTH, via the coding sequence ATGGTATTACTTTCGCGCCGCCACGCATTGGCGGCTGGTCTTGGCGCATGCGCCGCTACAATGAGCGGCACACAAGCCTCGGCGCGGGCGTTGATTGCCCTGCCAGACGACATCATCAACACGGATGCGGCGACGATAACCGCCGTCAGCACACCGTCTCCCGTGGTTGCCATGACGTTTGATGATCGGCCACACCCCACCAACACGCCGCGCCTTCTCGATATGCTGCGCGAACGCGACATTCGCGCCACGTTCTATCTGATTGGCAACCGCGTGGTGCAATACCCTGAAATCGCGCGGCGCATCGCCGAAGAAGGCCACGAGATTGGCAATCACAGCTACACACATCCGTTTCTGGATCGCTTGAGCGCATCGACCGTCGCCAGTGAAATTGACCGCACCACGGATGCCATCTTTCAGGTCACCGGTCGCCCACCGGTCACTTTTCGCCCGCCCTACGGCGCATTTACCCGCAGCCAACGCACAGGCCTTCACGCCACGCGGGCCTTGCCGACAATTCTGTGGTCTGTCGACCCACAAGATTGGCGACGACCGGGTACCAGCGTCGTCGCCAACCGCATCCTTCAGCACACCCATTAA
- a CDS encoding Hint domain-containing protein, which translates to MPTNVIVNGSFDQNPGDANFGWSGTDLETTYSENTYQSNGSNDSVAEMNGGANQTTVMQQTFSVAAGQTTDLVFEAALRSQKTIAGEDGFTVQITDNVGAVIFETTILPTTETFQTFTFPVTFPTTGEYTLTFTEIGPNDSYGALIDDISIMVCLTKDTLIDTPNGPTLVQDLRAGSIVDTLNGARPLRWIGCKSLTADDLTKNEKLRPVLIRADALGHGVPARDMRVSRQHRMMVSSIIAQRMFGVRDVLVSAIRLTDLPGIDVDTTVRPTTYFHLLFDEHEVICADGAHTESLFAGPAAMEALSHDARLEILTLLPELSQGITPAPAVLIPARREQIKLIARHNRNGRALQQV; encoded by the coding sequence ATGCCAACAAATGTTATTGTAAACGGATCATTTGATCAAAACCCTGGCGACGCCAACTTCGGGTGGTCCGGCACCGATCTGGAAACCACGTATTCGGAAAATACCTATCAAAGTAACGGATCCAACGACAGCGTTGCAGAAATGAACGGTGGCGCGAACCAGACCACAGTGATGCAACAAACGTTCAGCGTCGCTGCAGGCCAAACCACTGATCTTGTATTTGAAGCCGCCTTGCGCTCACAAAAAACGATCGCGGGTGAGGATGGGTTTACCGTTCAAATTACCGACAACGTCGGCGCGGTCATCTTTGAGACCACGATCCTGCCCACAACTGAGACATTCCAGACGTTCACCTTCCCCGTCACGTTTCCGACGACTGGTGAATATACACTCACGTTCACCGAAATCGGCCCGAACGATTCTTACGGCGCTCTGATTGATGACATCTCCATCATGGTTTGCCTGACGAAAGACACGCTAATCGATACCCCGAACGGGCCAACATTGGTGCAAGACCTGCGCGCGGGATCAATTGTCGATACTCTCAATGGCGCGCGCCCACTGCGCTGGATTGGCTGTAAATCGCTAACGGCGGACGACCTGACCAAAAATGAAAAACTTCGTCCCGTGTTGATCCGTGCCGACGCACTTGGGCACGGCGTGCCTGCGCGTGACATGCGTGTGTCGCGCCAACACCGCATGATGGTGTCATCTATCATCGCACAGCGCATGTTCGGTGTGCGTGACGTGCTGGTCAGCGCAATTCGCCTCACCGACCTGCCCGGCATTGACGTGGACACGACCGTGCGGCCCACCACTTATTTCCACCTGTTATTTGACGAACACGAAGTCATCTGTGCGGACGGTGCGCACACCGAAAGCCTGTTTGCAGGCCCCGCCGCGATGGAAGCATTGTCGCACGACGCGCGCCTTGAAATCCTGACGCTGCTTCCAGAATTGTCGCAGGGCATAACTCCTGCCCCAGCAGTTCTCATTCCGGCGCGGCGCGAACAGATCAAATTGATCGCGCGCCACAACCGCAACGGCCGCGCCCTCCAACAGGTTTAG
- a CDS encoding S41 family peptidase, which translates to MKRLLNQIWIVIATFVAAIAVTWVFYMPNGDERGVWRAQSGGTIITLSPFTAKMYSETSVACLHQLSFPAHMKLVELTQGATVSVIDTQLHLTVDGSLDPMILDRIDALPDTCGPADPNATPRAVFDSLWSAMDEHYAFFDLHGVDWDARRAFAPAVGDTMTDSALLALLSDTLQGLDDGHVQIGAPIGYVSPAQGPDWLVDPLNRDTLTQIARDTLGTDLTAVDLTGIEYVLLPDGVGYVLIRHMDIDTPFGTTSQTAMALAFAQVTDGMADANSFIIDLRYNPGGSDSVSVGVASHFVDTPLDMFTKTTRDGSGQSAPFTATLQPFDATPMMQPVIVLTSQLTGSAAEILTMALRDLPQVTTMGQTTSGGLSDILGFKLANGWDLGLSHQTYRTLDGQSFEAVGVPPDIAFAITAAPLLAGEDPLLRAAFAQARSAN; encoded by the coding sequence ATGAAACGCCTTCTCAACCAAATCTGGATTGTGATTGCCACCTTTGTTGCAGCCATCGCGGTGACATGGGTCTTTTACATGCCAAACGGCGACGAACGCGGTGTCTGGCGGGCGCAATCCGGCGGCACGATCATCACGCTATCGCCGTTTACCGCCAAGATGTATTCAGAAACCAGCGTGGCCTGTCTGCATCAGCTGTCGTTCCCCGCCCATATGAAGCTTGTCGAACTGACCCAAGGCGCAACTGTGTCCGTGATTGACACCCAATTGCACCTGACAGTGGATGGCTCGCTTGACCCGATGATCCTTGATCGTATTGACGCCTTGCCTGACACCTGCGGCCCCGCCGATCCCAACGCCACCCCGCGCGCCGTGTTCGACTCCCTGTGGTCGGCCATGGATGAACATTACGCGTTTTTTGATCTGCACGGCGTCGATTGGGATGCGCGGCGCGCATTCGCGCCCGCAGTTGGCGACACGATGACGGACAGCGCTCTCCTCGCGCTGCTGTCAGACACTTTGCAGGGCCTTGATGACGGTCACGTCCAGATCGGCGCGCCCATCGGCTATGTCTCTCCTGCGCAGGGGCCTGACTGGCTGGTGGATCCTCTCAACCGCGATACCCTAACACAAATCGCACGCGACACGCTTGGCACGGACCTCACCGCCGTTGACCTAACGGGCATTGAATACGTCCTGCTGCCCGACGGGGTCGGCTATGTGTTGATCCGGCATATGGACATCGACACACCGTTTGGCACCACAAGCCAAACCGCCATGGCACTGGCGTTTGCACAGGTCACGGACGGCATGGCAGACGCCAATTCGTTCATCATCGATCTGCGCTACAATCCAGGCGGATCAGATTCAGTGTCCGTTGGCGTCGCCAGCCATTTCGTAGACACCCCGTTGGATATGTTCACCAAAACCACCCGCGACGGGTCGGGCCAATCCGCGCCGTTCACAGCCACGCTGCAGCCGTTTGACGCAACACCGATGATGCAACCCGTGATCGTGCTGACCAGCCAACTCACTGGGTCTGCCGCAGAAATCCTGACGATGGCGCTGCGCGACCTGCCACAAGTGACCACGATGGGCCAGACCACCTCTGGCGGGTTGTCCGACATTCTGGGGTTCAAACTGGCAAACGGTTGGGACCTTGGACTGTCACATCAGACCTACCGCACACTGGACGGCCAATCGTTTGAAGCCGTCGGCGTCCCGCCCGACATCGCCTTTGCGATCACCGCCGCGCCCCTGTTGGCAGGCGAAGACCCCTTGCTGCGGGCCGCCTTTGCGCAGGCACGATCCGCCAATTAG